Sequence from the Bos indicus x Bos taurus breed Angus x Brahman F1 hybrid chromosome 16, Bos_hybrid_MaternalHap_v2.0, whole genome shotgun sequence genome:
caatgttttaaatttctgcGTAACATAAGAATTTACTTATGTTAACTAACTTCAAGTATATAGTGttaggcgctcagttgtgtctgactgtgaccccatgggagcctgccaggttcctctgtccatgggattcttcaggcaagaatactgaaatgggttgccattcccttctccattcaaGAGTAtaagtgcaattaaaaaaaatcttttaacttCTGTGAGGCTTACAAGCTTGAGTTCTGAGTAAGCACAAGTTTTGGTTTTTAATCCTCCACAATTAAAATGGTCTGCAAACAGTGCTTCATCTTGAATATCCCATGATCAGaacattactttaaaaagtcCTATTGCTGAATTTCAGCAgctgattaattttaaaaagtcgtTACTGAGAGTGACCTATCAGTGTCCAACTGAGGAATGCACAACCTAGTTAACAGGTATAACAGAATAAGATCCCCTAAATAAATAGTTGACACTTGTTATAAAAGCTTAAATATGCaaacaaaaacacttaaaataagcttaattttataaaatatccaGTTCTATATCCCTCCACTTGTTAAAACTAAAATCAAATGTAGATAAAgtatacttaattttaaaacaacaaaatttatgtTCAGAAACATCAATATATGCCTGGTATATAATaaattactcaataaatatttgttggatgaataaaCTTCTCTAAAATTCCAGTAAGCAAGTATCAAGTTTGGCCCTTGAAATACTTAGGAAAGGAAGACATGGTTTATGAATAATAATGCATAAAGCTCAACTGGATTGGTGTTACCCAGTGGTATACTCTTAACTTACAGCTTTAAATTTTTCTGGGGGAATGAAGAGATACAAAATCCTTTTAGACCAGATGACATACAGGTACAAAGAGATTTTCAGTCATATTCATTTGCACACATGACTGCCAAACATCGAATTTCACAAGCTCCAAGTGCTATTTTAAGGCTcagtaaaatagaaaatgaaacacttTTCAGTTAAACTGACGATAATAACTTATAATGCCTAAAAGTCCTATTCACACAAAAGGTATTCAAGAAAGGTCATCTAACgatttaaagcatattttttgAATTGCTCCTTAAAGATACTTTTCTCCTAAATTGTTTACATACTCCTTAATTTTATACGATCACTTCTACCAAGTAAAAGTGCTGAGTAAATCTCAATTCTGAAACATTTGCCAAGAAGACATGCTAAAAGAAATATAAGTGCTTTAAGGTATaccattggttttttttttttttttttggtcactccATGAAGCTTGTGGGACTtcgttccccaacaagggattgaacctgcacccttggcaatgaaagggtagagttctaaccactggactgccagggaattcccataccATTGGTTTTCTAAGTAAGATAATAGAAAACAAGACCAAGATAACAAAACTTCACAACATTAAGCCTCTTTACATTATGTAAGATAATGCATAACAGATTAAAATTTAGCATCCCTGATCTTCAGAAGAATTAAGAGGTAGAACACTTTTAACTGGAAGATCTCATAGTGAAGCTAAGTTTTAGAGGGTATGCCTCGTGGATTAGCCCACCAAGCAAATGGCTACACATCTAATACTAGTAAGAAGCAGAATTCTGAGAAGGTTGAATAAGGCAAAGATTTAAAAACTATCATATTTTGTAAGTCAAATTCATTCAATGTTATTATCCCAATTagtttaaaactcttcaaaagtcAAGGTAATAGATGGTAGATAAACAAAGTATTAATTTTCAGAAACATGAAATCATTTAAGAGTGGCTTGACAAGGCTAGCATGAAAACAAATACTGTTTAGGTAAGCAAAAGATCTCTCAAAACCAAATGAAAGCATGGTGTTATAATTTTAGACGAAAAGTTATTTTAGGAGTTGGAGGAAGTGCTCTTAACAAAAAGCTGAGGAAATCAAATCCCTCCAAATCTTTAGTTAAAAAGGCAAAAACTGATCACTCAAGTTTCAAggaacttcaattaaaaaaaaaaaaatcctgcttaaTTTTAACGTTTTATCCAACGCGACAGATGAGTAAATGAGTTGCATTAAAACATGAGGCCCACGGTCTTTTAAAGCTTCAGTAAGCTGCTCAGGCACCTCTTCCCTCGTACATTCTCTTTTATAGACTAGAAATTCTTCACTGGGCACTATAAGTTCTTGTTTTTAGGTAATATTCTCAAGGAGTAGACTCATCTCTGTAAAAATTTCATGTTATCTACTTGTAACAACTGGTGAAGTACACATTTATAAAGTCTACCAAATTGCAATATGAAATCAGTTTCGACAATTCTGAGTATCTTCATTTGAGGAATCAATTCATAACATAGAAACTATTAACCCactcagagtttttaaaaagacccAATTACTGTGGATTATGTCCAGTGGCCTCACCTGAAGCCTTTCGCATTACCCCAAATAGGAAGTTGTTTTCTTCTACAAGTTAATGCTGCTGGGTGCTAGTTTATAATACTAATACTCAATCTTCAGGTCAGTGTCAGTAGGTGGCAAGGACCACCTATTCTGTCACCCAAGCAGAAAGAGGGCTGTATCACTGCTGTAGACACACATCTGTAAACTTGCACACTAATTTTAATCTTAACAAGGAATTCAGTGTCTTAGTGGTTTAAGGTTAAAAGGATGGTTCAAGCATTGTGTTCTTTTGTTCTTAAGGGTAACAAATAGCTTATTGGAAAACCCAGAGCCTTCTGGATCTGTGAGGTAGTAGGCTTCAATCCTCATCATGCATGGATCACACTTCTCCAAAGTTGGTATGGCCTGTCTCCTTGGCATGGTCCCTTGCTTCTGCTTGTCCAGTTAATCCCTTCTGACATACCATGCATCTCAGGGTGAAGCGGTTTACATCTGTAAACTGTCTCTTCTTTCTAGCTTCATCTGCTAATTCCAGTGCTTGCACAAGAACAATATCATCATAAGAGGAGAAAATAGTCAGAGGAGGGGTGTCTGGGTCAGGGAAGACAAGATGAAGTGGATCATAGTGGATGCCATCATAAATGAGAAGGACTCTTTTGGTATATCCTGCATCTTCCCCAAAACGATCAATTCGTACGGTCTGTGTATCCACTACACATATTTCACATTGGTAAAATTTAGACAAAATGGATATCTCAATAGCTCCGCCCCAAGTATCGTCCCTTTTGATCCAGTCACAGTactcttcatttgtttttcccaGTATTGCCTCACTATAGAAGTCTGGATCACTTGCTACAATTTGTGCTATGAAGCGTCTCATCTCAGGGGCGCAAGCTGGATTCAAGACTCCTCCTTCAACAACATAGTACACACTGGTAAAGAGACAGGAGTTGTCTGCTGGGACTGCCATCCTGGCAAGCACAGGCAAAGTTTCCCTGACGTAACTAGGAGCACCATATTTTGTAAATGCAGGTGACGTTTTGGGCCTATTTTGGTCTTCTTCAACGATCAGCATGTCACctgtcaaaaacaaaacaaattcagaACTTCAGAGAAAGTATAGATGAAATTGGGTGTTCACTAAGCAAGTCTGTAAATTACAAACAGGAGGAGTTAAAGTATAAACTGGGGTTACTAGGGAGAATACAGCTTTGCAAACATGTGACTAGTAATAATTCTTGTTCCCTGAATCTTCATAGAGATGAAAACGGAACAAAGAGAAAGACATTGTATTTCATTTAGTAAAGGGACCCGAGTTACACACTTTTATACCTACCTAAAAAGATACATTTCAAGAACAAAATTTTCTTATCCTTGCTCTCTGCAGTTTAAAAGCACTTCCAAAAGGTGTTTACGAAAGACTCGGCCACTAGGGGGTGCTCTCGATCTGAAATATCATATCTACCCTGTTCAAGTGTTTACAGGATCCTTGAGACTACAGAGAAAAGCTTTTAAATACCAATATTGCTGTTCAAGTTTTAATACTGGACAGAAATAACTGCTTTTGTCT
This genomic interval carries:
- the YOD1 gene encoding ubiquitin thioesterase OTU1, which translates into the protein MFGPAKGGHFGVHPAAGCPGGVSQPAAGTKAGPAGVCPVGGRTNAMWRLRCKAKEGTHVLQGLSSRTRVRELQGQIAAITGISPGCQRILVGYPPECLDLSNGDTILEDLPIQSGDMLIVEEDQNRPKTSPAFTKYGAPSYVRETLPVLARMAVPADNSCLFTSVYYVVEGGVLNPACAPEMRRFIAQIVASDPDFYSEAILGKTNEEYCDWIKRDDTWGGAIEISILSKFYQCEICVVDTQTVRIDRFGEDAGYTKRVLLIYDGIHYDPLHLVFPDPDTPPLTIFSSYDDIVLVQALELADEARKKRQFTDVNRFTLRCMVCQKGLTGQAEARDHAKETGHTNFGEV